tattttacagtaaaactgtttttgttcggtttACATTTACTCAAGTGCGTTCAGTTTTAAACTTTGAACAGTAACTAGTAAGGCCGGCTATAAAGGaactaaaacaataaaattatcaaatgtcagTACaccagtaaataaaaaataaagaagtgAAACTCAGCGCCACCTGTCATTTTTTATACCAAGCGCATCAACTATACacacaacacacacacacataaatGTAATATACTCAATTTATCTAACCTGTATCTCTGTATAAACTTCTGAATTTTGTCTGCGCCCGTCAATATCATTCAGATCAAGAGCAGAGAAAAAAATGTCCGCCGTCGAATTAAACCCACGACCCGTCCGGGTTTCACCCTTCATCAAGGTAAGTTTCACATAATTATCtgcaacaaaataaatttatttatcttttattattactcattttttatagaaaataattattaaatttaaacttactTTTTAGGAGAGTGTCGCTAGATATTTAGCGGTTACATAATTATAAcctaatatttttatgtttttatattgtaagtaagtaagtaataagtaataattccttactaataaataatttttttcagttctcAAGATGGACGCTGCTGACGGCTGGAATAATGTACGGATTGTTTTACCAAAATCGTTTCACCAAAAAGGAAGCTGCCTTCCAGGAGGTTGAAATGAAGCGCAAGGCTATCAGAGATAAGCAGTTGGCTGAGGAAAAGAAACGTCTAGCTGAaggtgatttttttattttattttgtattattattattattattattattattattattattattattattattattattattattatgtcgCGTGACAAATGTCAAAAGAGCGTATTATAGAGGTAAGACAGGGTTTTATGTCAAaagtaagtaaaaaattttttttgccattgaaaaatcgttaaaaacgtcaaggtcaatataaaaaaaaattatttgaattactAAAGCCAAAAAGGCGGATCTCTCTACGTTAATTTGGcattaagataaatttttttagagccAAAAGAGCGGAAAAAAATAGATGTGTTTATTACAAAAGGTTGAAAAATAAAggtagataaaaataatattcaggGTATGAAAATAAACTAGAAAGATTAAGACACTCAATCGATTAATAAGACAATTAGATGTCACTAAAATTATGAAACTAAAATTGAGAGACacctgacaatttttataaattttttaactaataaattatagcaagaaaaatttatttaaaaaattccatctttagaaactttaaaaaattataagtgcaattttttataaacaattttctaaaccttattatttaagaaaaactagcaaccttgcagtcattatgtgactgccgtgacttgtgaactataaataaataaataaaattttactttattaaataatgacttttgttaaattgcactgtactttcttaactattgacgtttttaaagatataagctcatcccgatgttacactcatcaagagctttcatttaagtacccacatgcattttgatatatttttcatatatacatatgggTAATTCTCTGTAATGACGTcctaaatctgtacaaaattgtccgaccaaattatttttgattttattagaaaaaaaattaacaagggctacaaaactatcagcttaatgataataaataaacagccaaattaatttttgtttttttgatatttgtgtgtcttttgccatataacatgacaggggactgttttttttttatcaaattgagaaaaatcaagcaaactatttcaatgcattcaactttttaagttctcaatgaatgtttacattaattagaataatattaagacttatggatccaattttataaataaattataaataaaaatagctgccaggggactgagttttgaagtggcccagacacatatttccagcacaaacggtgctttgacactaaataaaatgccgataaagcgctaacagccctatggttattaactcaaggctagttagatccttataaaccttacaaaaagtaaaataacacgctggattttttttttgcctttgaacttctggcaagggactgatcttaaaatgcctAGGACAAACTttcgtttaatgaatttaatgaaacaaattaactttcggtactttttattaaagaagattgttagttaactaattaagtttataaacattatggaccaaattatatattattgacgaataacttaaaatttaatcttaaagttttaattttgggaatgggacagctCAGAAGACTgacatttcggtggtttacgaatttatagcaaaaaaaccaaaatttattccattttagttttcaatgctccaaatagaaatgtttttttacttttgtaataaattttttttagtaacaaaataacaatttttctattaaaaaaatgcctgggacagcaaaaaacatccttacagagaatcacccatataaatgaaaggtctcgatgagtgtaacatcggaatgagtttatagcttaaaaaatgtcaatagatcacaagatacaaggtcattttaataattatatatctagagatagagcatttttgaatactgcctaaatacttatcatcataaattgactatcggtgaaaatgatatgaaattttgaaaaggcacaaattcaaatcaagacctttgcaatgacactaaatttcactaaaaaaaaccgattttatcatataactaTCCAGGacccaaaatttttcttattcttttaataatatagattaaaaaattttcaagtgtctgccaatttcaatatcatctaaaatttgataattatttacaagtggggtcaatcCCAATTTGCCTTATGTTTGaccatagaatttttttttttttttttaattattaaattgatcaatttttttttttttaagttcttcaatttttttttatgtatttttcaaaaaaaatatatcaaaaaaagataaaatataaattttatccaaaaacatgaaagccaatattttttccaaattttaaaGGCAAAACTATcaatatctttattttttcctttcacgaaattttttattataaatgcgccgtaaaaacaagcagaattaaaaaaaaaatgtttaaatgttaatttttcacttagtTATGACCCAAAATGAGGTTGGCCCcctttgtaaataattaccaaaaatttctacgcttttttggttttatatcactaaattttaaaatttctaaacccAAAACAGGcgtacatttttaaagatgcaCCTTTTTGgctttataaacttttttttcatttttaagctTTGAATTTGCTTGCAAAGATTggcaacaaaaattttctacgcccttttggctttagatcACTAAATTTTGAAGTTCCTAAATCCAAAACTGACGTAGAATTTTAAACATACGCTTTTTTGGcttacagaaattttttttttcacttttaagcttataatatttttacaaagattggcaaaaaaatttttttactcctgTTTGGTATTTGTCACGCGATGTATTTCAATTATGTTAACCCTggttatgaaaaaaaagtcctgtcaaaattacagtaaaaaaCTGTTAAATTGACAGTTTTATTCCTGTCAAAACATGACTAGAATTTACATTTTTgggaatgtaatttttatatcataaaaactAGCAATGTTACAATATTAattgtacattttttaaaaaagtcatttctacataataaaaaaaaatgtaaatttacatgaaaaaattacaaattttagaTTAGAAAACTCTTGGCATCCCAAGAGTCTACTTcggaaaatttgaaaattttcatagtCGCAGAAGtttaataagtttaatttCTCATTTGTAaagttagaaataaaaatataatttttttatacgctctTTTTGCTTTAGGAGCTCGATATTATTTCCATTCAAAAAaggaattgaaaaattatagatGCGTGAATGATTAATTGCTAATAATGAGTCAATAATGTTGTTATTAACATAGTAAttactatattattattatatttaaaaataacaaaataaattgatgaattttaaaaaataaatatcgacagcgttgtcatttttttattagatttgtTTGT
The sequence above is drawn from the Cotesia glomerata isolate CgM1 linkage group LG4, MPM_Cglom_v2.3, whole genome shotgun sequence genome and encodes:
- the LOC123263755 gene encoding uncharacterized protein LOC123263755 translates to MSAVELNPRPVRVSPFIKFSRWTLLTAGIMYGLFYQNRFTKKEAAFQEVEMKRKAIRDKQLAEEKKRLAEAELRELEKIMK